ATTATAATTATGAATGTTTGTACTGATTAAAAACGTCTTGATATGTTCCAAATCATGTAATAAAAGATGTAACTGATAAACAATAGGTGAATGAACTATGGTCAATGTTGTGGGAGGTTAGTGACTTATAGTCAGTGCATTCATCTAAGGTAGGTCAAAAGTCATTGCAAGTAAAAACATTCTCCATTAAAAGCAGTTATCAGCAAAGCCCAGTGCTAGTAGGAAAAAGACAAGTGCAAGTCCGGGATTAAATCCGACGTGGGTTATCAAAAATGCAGCTTTTAAAGTTCCCGCGGTCACGGAGATCTCATTCACGGTAACCGCTGCATATGTCGACTCAATTGGAAATTGCCTTTCAAAGCTGCATTGTTGACAACCCGCAGTCGGATTTAACTCCGGCCTTCGAGCAAAACACAACTACAACAGAATGTTTCTTtttgtatatcttttttttttttttttttttacattttacacagGTATCGTCCATTCCAAATTCCCCAGATCTCTCCCTTATCACTCCAGTataggctggtgggaggagctataggaggatgggctcattttAATGGGAGGGAAAgggaattaatggaacggtatcaaacacatcacacatatggaaaccacatgttagcctcagttccatttattccattccagtcattacaatgagccagtcctcctatacctcctcccaccagcctccactccTTCAAATGATTATTAGCCCTCAAATAGCCTTCAGTACTGGGCTTTATCACAATGTatctttccttgattcctcacatCCCATAATCTCTCATCCTCCAGTATTGGAGGTCCCTCCCAATGGTCCTCCTCCAATGCAGTTTGAGAAGGCGACGACAGAATGAGAGGAATCGAGGGTAAGTGAATTGGGTAGTATGCCTACCTCATTCCACTCTATACGATGTGCCCTGCAGATATACCAACACAGGACACAGTCAGTGATGGGTCTCAGGCACGGCAGGTAGAGGAAAAAATAATCATATCTAAACCCATCTGTCCAAGCAGATCCGTAGTGTTGTATTATCCAGTAGAGGGAATCAGGAACATAGAGTATCACATAAGTTAACATGGCCACTGCTAATACCTTCAAACTCTGACTAGTTTTGGTGGGGTTCAATGGTTTTAGGATCATCATACATGCTGCAGCAGCTGTGCACAAAACTCCAAagaaatttaaaaatatatagcaAAGATAATTATTCATAACATCCACATTTACTAAAAATGCAATTACAATGTAGCCGAGCCAAACAGCTGCAGAGAGGAGATAGAAGAAACACTTAAGCTTGAACCCCGGTGGAGTGGAAGACCGTGTACGACTCAGACAGAATATATTGTCCAGAGCAACCAGCAGGTGAAAAATCTGACCGCAGAATCTTGACAGAATGAACAGTTGGAGTAATGCATGGCACGAACTATAACAGGAAATACCCATTAGTTTAATTCCCACAGCAAAAAAGGAAGTGATCAGCTGCACTGTGTCATTGATAAGGAGGGACACAAGAAAGACTGTGACAAGTGCTCTTTCGCGGAGTTTACAGCAGGCAAACCAGATAATCCAACAGACAGGGAGAATACTAAGGAGAATAAGCACTGACGCTACAATGGCCCCTGAGTCAGGGCGGTTATAGTCATCGTCAGGGCGGTTATAGTCATCGTCAGGGCTGTAATAGTAATCGTCAGGATACAGAGGATAATAATCTGTGTAGTTTTCcatggtgtgatggtgtttgGTCACCGTTGTTTCTTTACCTCCAGTCTCCTAGGTGACAAGAAAAGGGAAAAGAGGATAGTTAAATATTTATCAGGGCTTGGGAAACCTTTTTACTGATGCCATGACCCTGTTATGTTATTTTTCCTAATCTAAAATAGTTTTAAATTGTAAATGTAACGCTACTAGACTGAGAATACATTGAGATACTACCTGATTCGTTTTCAAAATGCTACACATGGCAACAACATCATGTTTGAAATACACTGCATAATGTGAAATTTATAAGTAATAGAAAAGTACTTGATCCT
The sequence above is drawn from the Salvelinus namaycush isolate Seneca chromosome 36, SaNama_1.0, whole genome shotgun sequence genome and encodes:
- the LOC120030146 gene encoding uncharacterized protein LOC120030146; its protein translation is MENYTDYYPLYPDDYYYSPDDDYNRPDDDYNRPDSGAIVASVLILLSILPVCWIIWFACCKLRERALVTVFLVSLLINDTVQLITSFFAVGIKLMGISCYSSCHALLQLFILSRFCGQIFHLLVALDNIFCLSRTRSSTPPGFKLKCFFYLLSAAVWLGYIVIAFLVNVDVMNNYLCYIFLNFFGVLCTAAAACMMILKPLNPTKTSQSLKVLAVAMLTYVILYVPDSLYWIIQHYGSAWTDGFRYDYFFLYLPCLRPITDCVLCWYICRAHRIEWNEVGILPNSLTLDSSHSVVAFSNCIGGGPLGGTSNTGG